Sequence from the Thunnus maccoyii chromosome 22, fThuMac1.1, whole genome shotgun sequence genome:
tgcttttctctgttttaagctgaatatctttggactgttggaaGGACAAACAGTCATTTTGATGACTTAACtttggaaaatataaaaaaagttaaagaaaaacgATGGAACAACATAAAACTCAAATAATCCAACATCATAAGACAGAAGATCAATTTTGCTTTGCTTCTAAGCACAACTTATGAGACGAACACAACTCTTGCACGCTGTTTAATGCACTAAGCTGCAGCTATTTTAATGCAATATATAGTTTGATAAGTATAACTGTGTCTTGcatcataaaaacatgtcaacttGTATAAAAACAGTAAGTCTGATGATGTTCTACACAGTCTCTATGATGTCTGGAAGTCAGATGTCGggatatttgttgttaaatggCTCTCAGGTGTGTTATTGGTGACTCTTCTTACCTGCTGTCCTGCTGCCTGCAGGGCTGTGAGGGTTGGACGGTGTGCAGTCGCTGCGAAACCTACAGACCTCCCAGAGCGCATCACTGCCGCGTCTGCCAGAGGTGTATCCGCCGCATGGACCATCACTGTCCCTGGTGAGATCTCACCAGCGTCTGTCTCTCaaactcttctctcctctttgtcaCCGTCCTCATCCTCAGGTTATTGTctaatttgtgtttctgtgtgtgtgttttttttaaggatcaATAACTGTGTTGGAGAGTTAAACCAGAAGTATTTCATCCAGTTTCTTTTCTACACAGGTGAGTGCAAATACTACATCACATCATACATGAGTCAAACCACCTGAAACTACAGTGTATCACCACCAACCATAACAATTACTGctactgtttctgctgctgctaatATCATGATTACTAGTAGATTCACCACCAAATCACAATGATTACTACTGATAGTAATGCAGAATCAGCTGTCATGATAAAATAACACTGTTTGTAGTGGTCAGCTGCTTCTACGACTAAGATTTAGAGCAGATGTTTTTAAACTCTGAGGTCACAGAGTCAAAtcttaatgcacagacatgatatatatatttttagattcagtgtgacttaaACTTCCCGAATAAGATATCATCGTCTCCGATGTGCTTTGTGAATTAACATCCATAAATCTGTgtagaaatcatagaaaaaagaCACTCCCTGTATCTCcagaacttgcctgagaatcatcatgtttttacgttttcttcagtatcaaagtagtCCAGCGATAGTCGTCTCTACGTCCATCATTAAAtttcaaacaggaagtgataaTAGCTAATTTGGCATGTTTTTAAAGTTGCCTGTTcaaaaatgttaacaaataCAGACTAGAGAAAAAAAGATCTCAAGTTGTCGTCCACAGCTAACTCACTGAATTCATGGCAACGTTGTACTTCCTATTTACATCCCcccaaagcattatgggaactgtagttccaAAACTGAGAGTATATGGGATCGATAGTAAAGATGGGACAGATTCTCATGGTTGCGACTTGCGAGAAAAGTCTGAGTTTCTCAGTCGTAATTATGACTTGGAAGTTGGTGTGGATGCTTTTCACAAGTCAAGAATCTCGTAATTACGAAAACTTCAATATGACGTGAACGCGGCACGATTATCCCCCAAATCAAAGTaagacaaagaacaaagaataataatacTCTTATATAATAACTCTcctttatacatttatatacagatACTTTCTCTGTGTGGAAAACCAGTGGACATACAGACAAAAACCCCTCAATATTCACAATTTTAAATCGGCCTGGGGGGACGCAGACTCTAAACACAAACCTGTGTGCTAcctttttaaatacagtattttatattctttgGCCTTTAACATTGGCAGGTATGGCCAGTCTGTACTCCATGGTGCTGGTGGTGTCGGCCTGGGTGTGGCGGATAAGGAACGAGAGAGAAGGCGATGCAGAaaaggaagaaggagaagagacgCCCAGCAAGCACCTGATAGTGTGAGTCGTCCGCAGAGTGAACACAGGGATTTTCAGATTGACGGTGTGGCTCTATTGTGGTGTTTTTTCAACTAGgtgttatattattttattactttctctctctcagtgctCACTACATCATCCTCCTGGTGGAGTCGGTGTTGTTTGGCGTGTTTGTCATGGTCATCTTCTACGATCAGGTAAACAAAGACACGTTCAGATCTGTGacggtaaactgaatatctttgggttgtcaaaataagacatttgaggacgtcatttTGGGAAAAGGCGATCaacatttctcaccattttctgacccaaatgactaatcgattaatttagaaaataatcaataatgaaagtaatggTTAGTTGCCTTCCTACACCTGACATCACCTCTAGATAACTCCATAATCACCAGTAAAGTTAGATGGTCAAACATCATCATGAACTCATCAAAGACATCAGTTTTTGTCGCCATTTTTTGTCAACATTCGATAATTGTACAGAGTGAAAGAATCACAGAAACCTTAAAGCTTAAGACTGTTTATGGAGGTTTGTCAAAAGGCCTTCTGGGAAAAATAAGTGCAGGGATACTCAACATCACTCTTATAATAGATACAACAGGAGAATTTTAAGGGTACATTTGgctttaaaaaagacaaaaatcttAAATATAGTTTCTCTTTCCGTCCCTACTAGTTGGTCTCCATAATCACAGACGAGACTCCGATTGAACAGATGAGGAACAGGCTGATGATAAAGGACAAAGGTTCTTCATCGTCCTCCTCGTCCTCGCAGCTGCCTCACCACCCAACGCACACCCGCAAGCCAAAGCTGGCGTTGCTGCGGGAGGTGTTCGGAAGAGGTGCGTTTGCGTTCGTCATGAAcatcttttaaatgtcattcaACTGAGTCGACGAATCGTTTTAGcgttaatctctctctctctctccaggttCGGTCTTTTGCTGGCTACTTCCTCTCCACTCCAACCCTCCGTCGGTCGGCGGCATCACCTACTCCGCCCTGCCCGACTACGACGTCTGACCTTTTGACCTGTGAGAGCGAGACGAAGCGAGGAAAGGATGACgagaaaggttttttttttttttttttttttgtgcgtATTTGAATTTTCTGCCTAACTACGATGTCTTATCTTTGGACCtgagagatgaggaggaaggaggacGAAGGCCGAGATGGGATGAATGAACATgaatgagtgtatgtgtgtattagatggatggatggatggatgaatgattgaataatgagtgtgtgtaggGGGAGGTTTTCTCCCCAGGACCTAAAA
This genomic interval carries:
- the zgc:77880 gene encoding zf-DHHC domain-containing protein, which encodes MASLRCRRDPCGVICLILTYFSVFYADYVVIQYVLIPAYSDSVWCTLHGSVFNLILLLLLACHSKAVFSDPGMVPLPDTAIDFSDLRSQSSRMNERGCEGWTVCSRCETYRPPRAHHCRVCQRCIRRMDHHCPWINNCVGELNQKYFIQFLFYTGMASLYSMVLVVSAWVWRIRNEREGDAEKEEGEETPSKHLIVAHYIILLVESVLFGVFVMVIFYDQLVSIITDETPIEQMRNRLMIKDKGSSSSSSSSQLPHHPTHTRKPKLALLREVFGRGSVFCWLLPLHSNPPSVGGITYSALPDYDV